A part of Fusarium oxysporum Fo47 chromosome III, complete sequence genomic DNA contains:
- a CDS encoding docking domain of Afi1 for Arf3 in vesicle trafficking-domain-containing protein, giving the protein MASSFQSTLPFLTKTTSNSANNHHGHGHKHSLSNFSNASVSNRRTSLASFHSSRPESQMSQASPPPSRSPLPPGPEIDRISDPNSQSKTPSTGLSSQHSSLSAPRRINPHARPSRKLRSQYPRSSTENHVEYILVASFDIDRGPVMEHQYPVAITGDENMLAELMLPDQAHARNQDWTIFFLHKDTSQEEEDEERKVKENRKQRRKRRRDRAAGIIDEEDEENEEDLPEDEWEDDDEDDTESTDSEPEGGEGPPLIYVLNLVNTKHDKSVKRGAIVKAMAICTRHPFLHIYKATPVPETLAMLYDSVNAMDLSLMPKLSLLERHLLQASDNRDLFVEKFEQMIQMRIAEDQREEAADQSLDATRSPTKLTGISRAGTKAHVEGGQSIYSVPRDTHEFESKVMYKGIPIPIKVPVAVMPETVGDFSLIKLIQNFSDSHQKSPQPFALHPHLTTNGVNTHPIIVLANALLTQKRIIFLGYNMPSGEVAEAVLAACALASGGILRGFTRHAFPYTDLTKIDDLLNVPGFIAGVTNPTFELHPEWWDVLCDLPSGRVKISTKIDPAPVTEGLLYFQQQNAAFAAIASGTTNTSQDYTGDNAFMADVLRSIAARHGERVIRAKWRDWVGKFTQIAAKFEESVYGASALYIGGEDQDLMPPGANGHGYVWADDTAKHKELAGNVTRIEGWRNTRSYYSFIQDLAQIYTIRPLKGLDLAHLHDRLRMQRLTPAQSRDIYLTISKHVHTYDEICLLLSVAPESHAGLFYLALGLFHKDREVRLRTADLLERISDHEAGQHWWRSLSRFEKLAYMRLRREVDAEMQAKLEKEGISAEMERIVS; this is encoded by the exons ATGGCTTCTTCGTTCCAGTCAACGTTGCCATTCTTGACCAAAACAACCAGCAACAGCGCAAACAACCACCACGGTCACGGTCATAAACACAGCCTCAGCAATTTCTCCAATGCTTCAGTCTCCAACCGAAGAACCTCCCTGGCTTCGTTTCACTCTTCGCGCCCCGAATCGCAAATGTCACAGGCCTCGCCGCCTCCCTCGAGGTCACCTCTTCCTCCTGGCCCAGAGATCGATCGCATTTCCGATCCCAATTCGCAGTCAAAGACGCCTTCGACGGGTCTGTCCTCGCAGCATTCATCACTTTCCGCTCCTCGAAGGATCAACCCTCATGCACGACCATCGAGAAAGCTTCGCTCGCAATACCCGCGAAGCTCCACAGAAAACCATGTCGAATACATCCTTGTCGCATCTTTCGATATCGATCGAGGTCCCGTCATGGAGCACCAATACCCGGTTGCGATCACAGGAGACGAAAATATGCTGGCAGAGCTCATGTTGCCCGATCAAGCCCACGCCCGCAACCAGGACTGGAcaatcttctttcttcacaAGGATACAAGtcaggaagaggaggatgaggagcgCAAAGTTAAGGAAAATCGAAAGCAAAGGCGCAAGAGGAGGCGTGATAGAGCAGCTGGTATAAtagacgaggaggatgaagaaaacGAAGAGGATCTACCAGAGGACGAATgggaggacgatgatgaagacgacacCGAATCTACTGATAGCGAACCTGAGGGCGGAGAGGGCCCTCCCCTAATTTATGTGCTTAATCTGGTCAATACCAAACATGACAAGTCGGTCAAGAGAGGGGCCATTGTCAAGGCCATGGCCATCTGCACGCGGCACCCCTTCTTGCATATTTACAAGGCAA CACCTGTTCCAGAGACATTGGCCATGCTATACGATTCAGTAAACGCCATGGATTTGTCTCTCATGCCTAAACTCAGTCTTCTTGAGCGCCACTTATTACAAGCAAGTGACAACAGGGATCTCTTTGTGGAGAAATTCGAACAGATGATTCAAATGCGGATAGCCGAAGACCAGCGCGAGGAGGCAGCAGATCAGTCATTGGATGCGACAAGGAGTCCGACAAAACTGACTGGTATCTCAAGAGCTGGTACAAAGGCCCATGTTGAGGGCGGCCAGTCGATTTACTCTGTTCCCCGCGACACGCATGAGTTTGAGAGCAAGGTCATGTACAAGGGCATACCAATACCTATCAAAGTGCCTGTTGCTGTCATGCCAGAAACCGTCGGTGACTTTTCACTCATAAAACTCATTCAAAACTTTTCAGATTCTCATCAGAAATCGCCCCAACCATTTGCGCTGCACCCTCACCTCACAACGAACGGAGTCAATACGCACCCTATCATTGTGCTGGCAAATGCGCTCTTGACACAAAAGAGAATCATCTTTCTAGGGTACAACATGCCCTCAGGCGAGGTCGCAGAAGCTGTCTTAGCCGCGTGTGCGTTGGCATCGGGTGGTATACTTCGTGGGTTTACACGACATGCTTTTCCTTACACCGACTTGACCAAAATCGACGACCTGCTCAACGTACCCGGTTTTATCGCTGGTGTAACGAATCCGACCTTCGAGCTTCACCCCGAGTGGTGGGACGTTTTGTGCGATTTACCAAGTGGAAGGGTCAAGATCAGTACAAAGATCGACCCTGCCCCTGTGACAGAGGGTCTGCTGTACTTCCAGCAACAAAATGCAGCTTTCGCGGCCATTGCAAGCGGTACCACGAATACAAGCCAGGACTATACGGGTGACAATGCCTTCATGGCTGATGTTCTTAGGAGCATAGCTGCGAGACATGGCGAGCGTGTGATCCGAGCAAAGTGGCGCGACTGGGTCGGCAAGTTCACTCAAATCGCAGCCAAATTCGAGGAAAGCGTTTATGGAGCTAGTGCCTTGTACATTGGAGGTGAAGATCAGGACTTGATGCCACCAGGAGCTAATGGGCATGGTTATGTCTGGGCGGATGATACAGCTAAGCATAAAGAGCTTGCTGGTAATGTGACAAGAATCGAAGGATGGCGCAACACTCGAAGTTATTACAGCTTCATCCAA GATTTGGCACAGATATATACCATCAGGCCCCTGAAGGGCCTTGACTTGGCCCATCTTCACGACCGTTTACGAATGCAACGCTTGACCCCCGCGCAGAGCAGAGACATCTATCTCACCATCTCCAAACACGTCCACACGTACGATGAGATTTGCCTACTGCTTAGTGTAGCCCCTGAGTCGCACGCTGGATTGTTCTACCTTGCTCTTGGTCTATTCCACAAGGACCGCGAAGTCCGTCTGAGAACAGCAGATCTCTTGGAGCGTATATCCGATCATGAAGCTGGACAGCATTGGTGGAGAAGTCTCAGTCGCTTTGAGAAGCTAGCTTATATGCGGCTACGTCGAGAGGTGGATGCTGAGATGCAAGCAAAGCTTGAAAAGGAAGGTATAAGCGCTGAAATGGAGAGGATAGTAAGCTGA
- a CDS encoding WD40-repeat-containing domain protein produces MAYEPRGDHGGGQGQDGAFVKVRGRRPVTDYGATITHWQHDRAPSYKGGYTGEAERPSVSYIVDMLPPAARVTKAADSIPIKHLHSSLNKIKHPINVVRWTPEGRRLLTASTSGEFTLWNGTGFNFETIMQAHDSAIRALEYSHSDDWLISADHDGVIKYWQPNFNNVQSINAHTDPIRDLAFSPSDSKFVTASDDSTLKIFDFALGQMESKLEGHGWDAKSVDWHPTKGLLVSGSKDHLVKLWDPRTSRCLTTLHGHKSTITKVLFEKVRGACLATSARDQTARVFDLRMMRDICLLKGHEKDISTLTWHPIHPNLLSTGGMDGSLFHYLLDSPNPPPGQSFTVAPYDSPEPSSVAAQSVWPMHKVPFAHDYAIWSLDWHPLGHILASGSNDRITRFWSRARPGDTDVFQDRYHIGEAAAEAQGTWDRRGNRRQRQEEEQQEMEDEMDALVDQDAPKAAVPGLPGIPGLPLGGGLPGLGSSIPPPPIPGVGAGSGAPPPPLPFPLPGLNGGPPPPPLPGLDPNNPPDPAQLLELMKKAGVPLPPPGALPPGALPPGLIPPPGSMPPPPGSFAMPVPLPPMPGFDADKADARRRAPLPSQEESLRHEQRQGKYTRAR; encoded by the exons ATGGCCTATGAGCCTCGTGGTGATCATGGTGGTGGCCAGGGCCAAGATGGGGCATTTGTGAAGGTTCGAGGCAGGC GACCTGTGACTGACTATGGTGCTACTATAACACACTGGCAACATGATCGTGCCCCTAGCTATAAGGGAGGATATACTGGCGAAGCTGAGCGACCTAGTGTTAGCTATATCGTTGAT ATGCTTCCACCTGCAGCGCGTGTCACAAAAGCTGCCGACAGTATCCCTATTAAGCACCTTCACTCTTCTCTTAACAAAATCAAGCACCCCATCAATGTGGTGCGTTGGACACCAGAAGGTCGAAGATTATTAACAGCGTCGACCAGTGGCGAGTTCACACTATGGAACGGAACAGGCTTCAATTTCGAAACCATCATGCAGGCTCACGATTCCGCCATTCGTGCCCTGGAATACTCACATAGTGACGACTGGCTTATCTCGGCGGATCACGACGGAGTTATCAAGTACTGGCAACCAAACTTCAACAATGTCCAGAGCATCAACGCCCACACTGACCCTATTCGAGACCTTGCTTTCAGCCCAAGTGATTCCAAATTTGTCACTGCAAGCGATGACTCGACCCTCAAGATCTTTGACTTTGCTCTGGGACAAATGGAATCCAAGCTTGAAGGTCACGGATGGGATGCTAAAAGTGTGGACTGGCATCCTACTAAAGGATTGCTCGTATCTGGTTCTAAGGACCATCTTGTCAAGCTTTGGGATCCTCGTACGAGCCGTTGTTTAACGACTCTACACGGCCACAAGAGTACTATTACAAAAGTACTGTTTGAAAAGGTCCGTGGGGCTTGCCTCGCGACATCTGCAAGAGATCAGACCGCTCGTGTTTTCGATCTTCGCATGATGCGTGACATTTGCCTTCTCAAAGGTCACGAGAAGGATATTTCTACTCTTACATGGCATCCTATccatcctaatcttctcaGCACTGGTGGTATGGACGGCTCTCTATTCCACTACCTACTCGATTCACCAAACCCGCCTCCTGGCCAGTCCTTCACCGTTGCTCCTTACGACAGCCCTGAACCGTCATCAGTAGCCGCTCAGTCAGTATGGCCAATGCACAAGGTGCCCTTTGCTCATGATTATGCTATTTGGTCTCTCGACTGGCATCCTCTTGGACACATCCTTGCATCAGGATCCAATGACCGTATTACGCGTTTCTGGAGCCGTGCTAGACCTGGTGATACAGATGTTTTCCAGGATCGCTACCATATCGGTGAAGCAGCGGCCGAGGCCCAAGGAACCTGGGACCGCCGTGGCAACCGTCGTCAGCGACAGGAGGAGGAACAACAAGAGATGGAAGACGAGATGGACGCTCTTGTTGACCAAGACGCACCGAAAGCTGCTGTCCCCGGACTGCCTGGCATTCCTGGACTGCCTCTTGGTGGAGGCCTACCAGGCCTTGGCTCAAGTATTCCACCTCCTCCTATTCCTGGTGTCGGTGCCGGCTCAGGtgctcctccacctcctctgCCATTCCCCTTACCTGGACTCAACGGTGGTCCACCGCCACCCCCCTTACCTGGCCTGGATCCCAACAATCCTCCAGATCCAGCTCAACTCCTCgagctgatgaagaaggccgGTGTGCCCCTCCCGCCACCAGGAGCCCTACCACCAGGAGCCTTACCCCCTGGGCTTATTCCACCACCGGGAAGCATGCCTCCGCCGCCCGGAAGCTTTGCCATGCCGGTCCCACTACCTCCTATGCCTGGATTTGACGCCGACAAGGCAGACGCCCGACGGAGAGCTCCCCTACCCAGTCAAGAGGAGAGCTTGCGACACGAACAGCGACAAGGAAAATACACGAGAGCGAGATAG
- a CDS encoding Alpha/Beta hydrolase protein — MAFTTNATINSFGGRFLKLSHKSAVTGTPMNATLYLPGSASSSKPAPLLIYLSGLTCTPDNVTEKGFLHAHASKLGLALLYPDTSPRELDLPGEHDSYDFGSGAGFYIDAKKDPYSKHYKMESYITNELPDLIFKEFKEVDSSRVSISGHSMGGHGALTLFLKNPGKYKSVSAWAPISNPSQCPWGDKAFKGYLGEDREEWKKHDATELIKSWKGNFPALIDVGTGDNFYKQGQLLPENLEKAVKDAGIEGLTLRYQDGYDHSYFFISTFGEDHVKHAAKALGLL, encoded by the exons ATGGCTTTCACTACAAATGCGACTATCAACAGCTTCGGCGGACGCTTCCTCAAGCTCTCCCACAAGTCCGCCGTCACCGGCACACCCATGAACGCAACTCTCTACCTCCCAggctcagcatcatcttctaAGCCAGCTCCTCTCCTCATCTACCTCTCCGGCCTCACATGCACACCCGACAACGTCACAGAGAAGGGTTTCCTTCACGCCCACGCCTCCAAGCTCGGTCTTGCTCTTCTCTACCCAGACACATCTCCCCGCGAGCTCGACTTGCCCGGTGAGCACGACTCATATGACTTTGGCAGCGGAGCGGGCTTCTACatcgatgccaagaaggACCCTTACAGCAAGCACTACAAGATGGAGTCGTATATCACCAATGAGCTTCCCgacctcatcttcaaggagTTTAAGGAGGTTGATTCCTCGCGAGTTTCTATCTCTGGCCACTCTATGGGTGGACATGGTGCACTGACTCTGTTCCTCAAGAACCCCGGCAAGTACAAGAGTGTCAGCGCCTGGGCTCCTATCTCCAACCCTTCTCAGTGCCCCTGGGGCGACAAGGCCTTCAAGGGTTACTTGGGTGAGGACAGGGAGGAGTGGAAGAAACACGATGCCACTGAGCTCATCAAGAGCTGGAAGGGCAACTTCCCTGCTCTCATTGATGTT GGTACTGGTGACAACTTCTACAAACAGGGCCAGCTTCTCCCCGAGAACCTCGAGAAGGCTGTCAAGGATGCCGGTATTGAGGGCTTGACTCTCCGCTACCAGGAT GGCTACGACCACTCttacttcttcatctctacCTTCGGCGAAGACCACGTCAAGCACGCCGCCAAGGCTCTCGGACTCTTGTGA
- a CDS encoding Isoprenylcysteine carboxyl methyltransferase family-domain-containing protein, whose translation MSETTQNVGARPVNFSPSAAHHRASPAHHDSFSGNTRSLDELMILKPYFAGQPKSLSGIALRAFCLGITLACSAISMGAILFLTSSPVWRVPFFLFALSAFHFLEFWTTAEKNTLVASIGSFLLTANWPAYAIAHSAAFIECATINLFFPNRHWAPYGTGPILLLLGLVMVTVGQYVRSVAMLQAGASFNHHVQTRKKDSHELVTSGIYSIFRHPSYFGFFYWGLGTQLVMGNVLCFFAYAAVLWMFFSKRIKHEEAKLIEFFQDDYVQYRKRVGTKIPFIA comes from the coding sequence ATGTCTGAAACCACGCAAAACGTGGGTGCTAGACCTGTCAACTTCAGCCCTTCAGCTGCTCATCATCGAGCATCGCCTGCTCATCATGACTCCTTCTCCGGCAACACTCGCTCTCTGGACGAACTCATGATCCTGAAGCCCTACTTTGCAGGCCAGCCCAAGTCACTCTCCGGTATCGCTCTTCGAGCTTTCTGCCTCGGTATCACCTTGGCTTGTAGTGCTATCTCCATGGGGGCTATCCTATTTTTGACCTCTAGCCCAGTCTGGCGTGTTCCATTCTTCCTGTTTGCACTCTCAGCTTTTCACTTTCTCGAGTTTTGGACTACGGCTGAGAAGAACACACTCGTGGCCAGCATTGGAAGTTTTCTCTTGACGGCAAACTGGCCAGCATACGCCATCGCCCATTCAGCTGCGTTTATCGAATGTGCCACCATTAACCTTTTCTTCCCTAATCGACACTGGGCACCCTATGGCACCGGTCCTATTCTTCTGCTCCTCGGCCTTGTCATGGTCACCGTCGGACAGTATGTCCGCTCAGTGGCCATGTTGCAAGCTGGAGCCAGTTTCAACCATCATGTTCAGACCAGGAAGAAGGATTCCCACGAGTTGGTGACTTCAGGCATCTACTCAATCTTCCGCCACCCAAGTTACTTTGGATTCTTTTACTGGGGATTGGGAACACAGCTAGTAATGGGCAACGTTCTGTGCTTCTTTGCCTATGCGGCTGTTCTCTGGATGTTCTTCAGCAAGCGAATTAAACACGAGGAGGCCAAGTTGATTGAGTTCTTCCAAGATGATTATGTCCAATATCGAAAGAGAGTGGGAACAAAGATTCCTTTCATCGCTTAG
- a CDS encoding RNA polymerase, subunit omega/K/RPB6, translating into MSDFGDDDVGGAGGDEPMYEEEEITEYYDPEVLEEEDGDQQQNGQDQDNVVVSGDPSAAANALKGGDKLLKDKKIPENERTTTPYMTKYERARILGTRALQISMNAPVLVDLEGETDPLQIAIKEMREKKIPLIVRRYMPDGYYEDWTCEELLHVSGG; encoded by the exons ATGTCTGATTTCGGCGATGACGATGTTGGCGGCGCTGGCGG CGACGAGCCCATGtacgaggaggaggagatcaCCGAGTACTACGACCCCGAGGttctcgaggaggaggatggtgaCCAGCAACAAAACGGACAAGACCAGGATAATGTCGTAGTCTCGGGAGATCCTTCTGCCGCTGCCAACGCGCTGAAGGGCGGCGACAAGCTactcaaagacaagaagattCCCGAGAACGAGCGAACTACCACACCCTACATGACCAAGTACGAGAGGGCACGCATCCTCGGTACACGCGCTCTGCAGATCAG CATGAATGCGCCTGTGCTAGTTGATCTGGAGGGCGAGACAGACCCCCTTCAAATTGCGATCAAGGAGATGCGGGAAAAGAAGATCCCCTTGATCGTGCGGCGATACATGCCCGATGGCTA CTACGAGGATTGGACCTGCGAGGAACTTCTGCA TGTATCAGGAGGTTAA
- a CDS encoding Zinc/iron permease — MATSVGQSSLDNDTRGWIMCVVSGIACVVGASIVCVDVIVRLFPGKRNFRIQDSNVFLACSLSLSFGVMLFSALYSMLPESKEYFQQAKWPTQAAGLVMMSCFAGGFIGIQGVSRLLHQFMPTHVVECDHTHDENATKDTSCHHERRQSRARRRQSSHPPPEQAPVNKSLSKLTNGNGQNAATESTPLLESTLNSPTQPLKRQASARDGMRRPASPTRSRTTTGLTDGFPERRKSMREVHKRVMSFVQDTKCNCDESNSCYGFTDPCGQECFKHLSSRTSLPSRPGRQTQILRTTTGSFLNRAPEHSHAHHDHEHEHENGCEDSVEPFARPTYRTSRAKSREPLDPIVPEELSEHDSSCSSAGDDEDVEAQHHHHVPTNAFLSIGLQTSIAIALHKFPEGFITYATNHVNPSLGFNVFMALFVHNITEGFAMCLPLYMALGSRWRAMAWSAFLGGLSQPIGAGVAALWFKLADKTNMQPNAVAYGCLFAVTSGIMVSVALQLFVESLSLNHSRNLCIFFGFLGMALLGFSNALVGSH; from the exons ATGGCCACATCCGTGGGCCAGAGCAGCCTCGACAATGATACTCGCGGCTGGATCATGTGTGTTGTCAGCGGCATTG CTTGCGTTGTTGGCGCCTCCATAGTATGCGTTGACGTTATCGTTCGACTATTTCCTGGCAAGAGAAACTTTCGCATCCAGGATAGCAACGTCTTCTTAGCTTGCTCCCTCAGCTTGAGTTTCGGTGTTATG CTATTTTCCGCATTGTATAGTATGCTACCGGAGTCCAAGGAATATTTCCAGCAGGCCAAATGGCCTACTCAAGCTGCTGGCCTGGTTATGATGTCCTGCTTTGCTGGTGGTTTCATCGGCATTCAGGGAGTTTCGCGATTGCTTCACCAGTTCATGCCTACCCACGTCGTCGAATGCGATCATACACACGATGAAAATGCGACCAAAGACACCTCATGTCACCACGAGAGGAGACAGTCTCGTGCCCGTCGTCGACAATCTTCCCATCCGCCGCCTGAACAAGCACCTGTCAACAAGTCGCTTTCCAAATTAACCAACGGTAACGGACAAAATGCTGCGACCGAGTCTACACCTCTGCTGGAATCCACTTTGAATAGCCCAACGCAACCTCTTAAGAGACAAGCGTCTGCCCGAGATGGAATGCGACGTCCTGCTAGTCCAACACGAAGCCGTACCACCACAGGACTTACGGATGGCTTCCCTGAGAGGAGGAAATCCATGCGAGAAGTTCACAAGCGAGTCATGTCCTTCGTACAAGATACAAAGTGCAATTGCGACGAGTCGAACTCCTGCTACGGATTCACAGACCCTTGTGGCCAAGAGTGCTTCAAGCATCTAAGTAGCCGAACCAGTCTACCGAGCAGACCTGGAAGACAAACCCAGATTCTGCGCACTACCACTGGATCATTCCTGAACCGCGCGCCTGAACATTCGCATGCTCACCACGAtcatgagcatgagcatgagaaTGGATGTGAAGACTCTGTTGAGCCCTTTGCGAGACCAACATATCGAACCAGCAGAGCCAAGTCGCGAGAGCCATTAGATCCGATAGTTCCGGAGGAACTCTCTGAACACGATAGCTCATGCTCATCTGCAGgagacgacgaagatgtcgaagctcaacatcatcaccacgTTCCAACAAATGCATTCTTGTCCATTGGCCTCCAGACCTCCATTGCCATTGCTCTGCACAAGTTTCCTGAAGGATTCATCACCTACGCTACCAACCACGTAAACCCATCTCTAGGTTTCAATGTTTTCATGGCACTATTTGTCCATAACATCACCGAAGGCTTCGCCATGTGTCTGCCGCTATACATGGCTCTGGGTTCTCGCTGGCGCGCCATGGCATGGTCGGCCTTTCTCGGTGGTCTTTCTCAGCCCATTGGCGCGGGCGTTGCGGCCCTATGGTTCAAGCTCGCCGATAAGACCAATATGCAACCCAATGCAGTTGCTTACGGGTGTCTCTTTGCTGTCACTTCCGGCATTATGGTTAGTGTCGCATTGCAGTTGTTTGTGGAGAGTCTAAGTCTCAACCATAGCCGTAACCTCTgcatcttctttggcttccttGGCATGGCTTTACTGGGATTCAGTAACGCTTTGGTGGGCTCTCACTAG
- a CDS encoding MBOAT, membrane-bound O-acyltransferase family-domain-containing protein, whose protein sequence is MNSATATSIETSNGSASVSRRSGHDVTQNKPNNRTNGNGNGTATTTTPKKPGQKYRHVAAVHKQTRPSCLSHDSDAAPSFIGFRNLMVIVLVVGNLRLMLENIQKYGVLICVRCHDYSRQDIYLGLLLYFLIPCHLLAAYLIELAAAQQARGSLKRVNDSPSGGPSEQERKRFHKTWVVVAWAHLFNITLALVLTTWVVYFKIHHPLIGTLTEMHAIAVWLKTASYAFTNRDLRHAYLHPVEGERELVPELYTQCPYPQNITFSNLVYFWWAPTLVYQPVYPRTDKIRWVFVAKRVGEIFGLSVFMWVASAQYAAPVLRNSLDKIASLDLMSILERLLKLSTISLVIWLAGFFALFQSFLNALAEVLRFGDRSFYDDWWNSESLGAYWRTWNKPVYTYFKRHLYMPMIGRGWSPQAASFVVFLVSAILHEILVGVPTHNIIGVAFLGMFLQLPLIALTKPLENMKLGHTGKIVGNTIFWVSFTIFGQPFAALMYFYAWQAKYGSVSKQMTTVSS, encoded by the exons ATGAATTCGGCTACAGCGACGAGTATAGAAACCTCGAATGGTTCGGCCTCTGTCTCCCGGCGCAGCGGCCACGACGTCACACAGAACAAACCCAACAATCGCACCAACGGAAACGGTAACGGAACTGCCACGACGACAACCCCAAAGAAGCCTGGCCAGAAGTACAGGCACGTCGCTGCGGTCCACAAACAGACGAGGCCTTCATGTCTGAGTCACGATTCCGATGCTGCTCCAAGCTTTATTGGGTTCCGTAACCTCATGGTCATTGTGCTTG TTGTTGGAAACTTGCGATTGATGCTTGAGAACATCCAAAAG TATGGAGTACTGATCTGCGTGAGGTGTCATGATTACAGCCGTCAAGATATTTACTTGGGTCTACTCCTTTACTTCCTCATCCCATGCCATCTCCTCGCCGCCTACTTGATTGAGCTGGCTGCTGCTCAGCAGGCTCGAGGATCTCTCAAGCGTGTCAATGATTCACCTTCTGGTGGCCCCTCAGAGCAGGAGCGCAAGAGGTTTCATAAGACCTGGGTTGTTGTCGCATGGGCTCACCTTTTCAACATTACTCTTGCCCTTGTTCTCACCACTTGGGTCGTATACTTCAAGATCCACCATCCTCTCATTGGTACCTTGACCGAGATGCATGCCATTGCTGTTTGGCTCAAGACTGCATCATATGCCTTCACCAACCGTGACTTGAGGCATGCCTACCTGCATCCTGTGGAAGGAGAACGCGAACTGGTGCCTGAGCTGTACACGCAATGCCCGTATCCCCAGAACATCACCTTCAGCAACCTGGTATACTTCTGGTGGGCACCCACACTCGTATACCAGCCCGTGTATCCTCGCACAGACAAAATCAGATGGGTCTTTGTGGCCAAGCGAGTTGGAGAAATTTTCGGCCTCAGTGTGTTCATGTGGGTTGCGAGTGCTCAGTATGCTGCACCTGTCCTTCGAAACTCGCTCGACAAGATTGCCTCCCTTGACCTCATGTCTATTCTGGAACGGCTACTTAAACTTTCGACCATTTCCCTAGTCATCTGGCTTGCCGGTTTCTTCGCACTCTTCCAGTCGTTCCTTAACGCCCTAGCCGAGGTTTTGAGGTTTGGCGACAGGTCATTCTATGACGATTGGTGGAACAGCGAGAGCTTAGGAGCATACTGGCGCACGTGGAACAAGCCTGTTTACACGTATTTCAAGCGTCATCTGTACATGCCCATGATCGGGCGTGGTTGGAGTCCTCAAGCTGCCAGCTTTGTAGTCTTCTTGGTATCGGCTATTCTTCACGAGATCCTTGTCGGTGTCCCTACACATAACATTATTG GCGTTGCTTTCCTGGGCATGTTCCTTCAACTGCCACTTATTGCATTGACCAAGCCTCTTGAAAACATGAAGCTTGGGCACACTGGCAAAATAGTCGGTAACACTATTTTTTGGGTATCATTCACCATATTTGGACAACCCTTTGCAGCACTGATGTACTTCTACGCCTGGCAAGCAAAGTATGGAAGTGTCAGCAAACAGATGACGACAGTATCGAGTTAA